The following coding sequences lie in one Aquabacterium olei genomic window:
- a CDS encoding RnfH family protein gives MAPAEPLLARIAVEVAVSVSPRVVERVALELPSGVTLRDAVEASGLIGRIEGLDAEGLAQGVWSAGVWGHRARATQALRDGDRVELVRQLKVDPKEARRQRYRSQGEKIPKGWHRPRNWTATGQGD, from the coding sequence ATGGCCCCCGCTGAGCCGCTGTTGGCCCGGATCGCCGTCGAGGTGGCGGTGAGTGTCTCGCCGCGCGTGGTCGAGCGCGTGGCGCTCGAATTGCCCAGTGGAGTGACACTCCGCGATGCGGTGGAGGCGTCCGGCCTGATCGGTCGCATCGAGGGGCTGGATGCCGAAGGGCTGGCCCAGGGCGTGTGGTCGGCTGGCGTCTGGGGGCATCGGGCCCGTGCGACGCAGGCGTTGCGCGATGGTGACCGCGTCGAACTGGTTCGCCAGCTCAAGGTCGACCCGAAGGAGGCGCGCCGGCAGCGCTACCGCAGCCAGGGCGAAAAGATCCCGAAGGGGTGGCACCGTCCACGGAACTGGACGGCGACCGGGCAGGGCGACTGA
- a CDS encoding RES domain-containing protein, which translates to MASTDQIDLVCHRCVSDEMLVAEIKQSGSKAKCTFCGRRGAKTWSIQTLADRIEPVFHENFVLSPSAPEGYELFLHMDKESTYEWTREGEPPNKVIQSMAGITEEIADAVIAELDSRRHWHHHDDPSEEDPFGYEACYVQTVADGHRLQQWWESIKEDVTHKSRFFSSAVLQFLTTIFDGLEHLEGHHGPAVITKGTDALLYRARVAKDHGEVTQFLLRRETELSAPPRKVAPAGRMNAAGISVFYGATEVATCIAEVRAPVGSSVVVAGFRPLRPLRLVNLKAFDRLFARGSMFHPGFQQEAERFAFMRRLSLQLSAPVLPSDEALDYVITQVICEYLATLQPRLDGLIYPSTQSGGEGSNVVLFSHACKVMPPDAQTTRDEVTVMQMSDEADDVEYVVHLTSVADAVPTTGNDDSPIDEALLEQGFAGWVPHGSASAELLETLPTLELVATELDVVEVRAVKFETRRYQVSHWQRDPSRDLDPNF; encoded by the coding sequence ATGGCCTCAACCGATCAGATTGACCTCGTGTGCCATCGATGCGTGTCCGATGAGATGCTCGTCGCCGAGATCAAGCAATCCGGCAGCAAAGCCAAATGCACGTTTTGCGGCCGTCGCGGCGCAAAAACCTGGAGCATCCAGACATTGGCCGACCGCATCGAACCGGTGTTTCACGAAAACTTCGTACTGAGCCCCAGCGCGCCAGAGGGATACGAACTGTTCCTCCACATGGACAAGGAAAGCACATACGAGTGGACCCGGGAGGGCGAGCCACCGAACAAGGTCATCCAGTCCATGGCGGGCATCACAGAAGAAATCGCAGATGCGGTCATTGCTGAGCTTGACAGCCGACGACACTGGCACCACCACGACGACCCGAGCGAAGAAGATCCATTCGGATATGAGGCCTGCTACGTGCAGACGGTTGCGGATGGACATCGCTTGCAGCAATGGTGGGAATCGATCAAGGAAGACGTCACCCACAAGTCAAGGTTCTTCAGCTCAGCCGTCTTGCAGTTCCTGACCACCATCTTCGATGGCCTGGAGCACCTTGAAGGCCACCATGGACCAGCCGTCATCACCAAGGGCACCGATGCCCTGCTCTACCGCGCACGAGTGGCCAAGGACCACGGTGAGGTGACGCAGTTTTTGCTGAGGCGGGAAACCGAACTGAGTGCACCACCGAGGAAAGTTGCGCCGGCTGGTCGCATGAATGCTGCTGGCATCAGCGTTTTTTATGGCGCGACCGAAGTAGCCACCTGCATTGCAGAGGTCCGTGCACCCGTCGGGTCTTCGGTGGTTGTGGCTGGCTTCAGACCACTGAGGCCCCTACGACTAGTGAACCTCAAAGCATTCGACCGCCTGTTCGCGCGGGGCAGCATGTTCCACCCAGGCTTTCAGCAAGAAGCAGAACGGTTTGCCTTCATGCGACGCCTGTCCTTGCAGCTGTCCGCACCGGTGCTGCCTTCTGACGAAGCCCTTGACTACGTGATCACCCAAGTGATTTGCGAATATTTGGCCACCCTTCAACCTCGACTCGATGGGCTGATCTACCCGTCAACCCAAAGTGGAGGAGAAGGATCCAACGTGGTGCTTTTCAGTCATGCCTGCAAAGTGATGCCACCTGACGCACAGACCACACGAGACGAAGTGACCGTCATGCAAATGAGCGACGAGGCTGATGACGTCGAATATGTGGTGCACTTGACCTCGGTGGCAGACGCTGTCCCCACGACAGGCAACGACGACTCCCCTATCGATGAAGCCCTTCTTGAACAGGGCTTCGCTGGCTGGGTTCCGCATGGGTCCGCCAGCGCCGAGCTGCTGGAAACCCTGCCGACACTTGAGCTTGTCGCCACGGAGTTGGACGTGGTCGAGGTTCGAGCCGTGAAGTTTGAAACCCGCAGATACCAAGTCAGCCATTGGCAGCGTGACCCGTCACGCGATCTTGATCCAAACTTCTGA
- the guaA gene encoding glutamine-hydrolyzing GMP synthase, whose translation MHDKILILDFGSQVTQLIARRVREAHVYCEIHPNDVSDDFIKSFNPKGIILSGSHASTYEDHQLRAPQAVWDLGVPVLGICYGMQTMAVQLGGEVSWSDTREFGYAEVRAHGHTKLLDGIQDFTTPEGHGMLKVWMSHGDKVTRLPEGFTLMASTPSCPIAGMANEAKRYYAVQFHPEVTHTIQGHAMLTRFVREISGCAGDWVMGNYIEEAVAKIREQVGDEEVILGLSGGVDSSVAAALIHRAIGDQLTCVFVDHGLLRLNEGDMVMDMFAGKLHAKVIRVDASDLFLGQLAGVSDPEKKRKIIGGLFVDVFKAEAGKLKAAGNGVKGATFLAQGTIYPDVVESGGTKTKKATTIKSHHNVGGLPEQLGLKLLEPLRELFKDEVRELGVALGLPHEMVYRHPFPGPGLGVRILGEVKKEYADLLRRADAIFIEELRSTIEPLSGKSWYDLTSQAFTVFLPVKSVGVMGDGRTYDYVVALRAVQTSDFMTADWAELPYSLLKKVSGRIINEVRGINRVTYDVSSKPPATIEWE comes from the coding sequence ATGCATGACAAGATCCTGATCCTCGATTTCGGCTCCCAGGTCACCCAGCTGATCGCCCGCCGCGTGCGCGAGGCCCACGTGTACTGCGAGATCCACCCGAACGACGTGTCGGACGACTTCATCAAGTCGTTCAACCCCAAGGGCATCATCCTGTCTGGCAGCCATGCTTCCACCTACGAAGACCACCAGCTGCGCGCGCCGCAGGCCGTGTGGGATCTGGGCGTGCCCGTGCTGGGCATCTGCTACGGCATGCAGACCATGGCGGTGCAGCTGGGCGGCGAAGTGAGCTGGTCCGACACCCGCGAGTTCGGCTACGCCGAGGTGCGCGCCCATGGCCACACGAAGCTGCTGGACGGCATCCAGGACTTCACCACCCCCGAAGGCCACGGCATGCTGAAGGTGTGGATGAGCCACGGCGACAAGGTCACGCGCCTGCCCGAGGGCTTCACCCTGATGGCCTCGACGCCAAGCTGCCCGATCGCCGGCATGGCCAACGAGGCCAAGCGCTACTACGCGGTGCAGTTCCACCCCGAGGTCACGCACACCATCCAGGGCCACGCCATGCTGACGCGCTTCGTGCGCGAGATCAGCGGCTGCGCGGGCGACTGGGTCATGGGCAACTACATCGAAGAAGCGGTCGCGAAGATCCGCGAGCAGGTGGGTGACGAAGAGGTCATCCTCGGCCTGTCGGGCGGCGTCGATTCGTCGGTGGCGGCGGCGCTGATCCACCGCGCGATCGGCGACCAGCTGACGTGCGTCTTCGTCGACCACGGCCTGCTGCGCCTGAACGAGGGCGACATGGTGATGGACATGTTTGCGGGCAAGCTGCACGCGAAGGTCATCCGTGTCGACGCGAGCGACCTGTTCCTGGGACAGCTGGCCGGCGTGAGCGATCCGGAGAAGAAGCGCAAGATCATCGGCGGCCTGTTTGTCGACGTCTTCAAGGCCGAAGCCGGCAAGCTCAAGGCGGCTGGCAACGGCGTGAAGGGCGCGACCTTCCTGGCGCAAGGCACGATCTACCCGGACGTGGTGGAGAGTGGCGGCACCAAGACCAAGAAGGCCACGACCATCAAGAGCCACCACAACGTGGGCGGCCTGCCGGAGCAGCTGGGCCTGAAGCTGCTGGAGCCGCTGCGCGAGCTGTTCAAGGACGAAGTGCGCGAACTGGGTGTGGCGCTGGGCCTGCCCCACGAGATGGTCTACCGTCACCCGTTCCCGGGCCCGGGCCTGGGTGTGCGCATCCTGGGCGAAGTGAAGAAGGAATACGCCGACCTGCTGCGCCGCGCCGACGCCATCTTCATCGAAGAGCTGCGCTCCACCATCGAGCCGCTCAGCGGCAAGAGCTGGTACGACCTGACCTCGCAGGCCTTCACGGTGTTCCTGCCGGTCAAGAGCGTGGGCGTGATGGGCGACGGCCGCACGTACGACTACGTGGTGGCGCTGCGCGCGGTGCAGACCAGCGATTTCATGACCGCCGACTGGGCCGAGCTGCCGTACAGCCTGCTCAAGAAGGTGTCGGGCCGCATCATCAACGAGGTGCGCGGCATCAACCGCGTCACCTACGACGTGTCGAGCAAGCCGCCTGCCACCATCGAGTGGGAATGA
- a CDS encoding DUF4124 domain-containing protein yields the protein MSTLHPISSRVALSVLAALCLYSLPASAAPQWKWRDANGSIQYSDRPPPAGTPEQAILARPVAPTSRPVVKAAEAAPAAAPVTPAASAAAAKADSELEARRRKAEEEKKAQMKAEEDKQAKVRAENCQRATAYMKSLQDGIRIARTNAAGEREILDDAGRAEEMRRTQEVMAGNCR from the coding sequence ATGAGCACCCTGCACCCGATTTCGTCACGCGTGGCCCTGTCTGTGCTGGCCGCGTTGTGTCTATACAGCCTGCCCGCCTCGGCCGCACCGCAGTGGAAATGGCGGGATGCGAACGGCAGCATCCAGTACAGCGACCGTCCGCCGCCGGCGGGCACGCCGGAACAGGCGATCCTGGCGCGTCCGGTGGCCCCCACCAGCCGCCCCGTGGTGAAGGCGGCCGAAGCGGCACCGGCTGCAGCGCCCGTCACGCCCGCGGCGTCGGCCGCTGCGGCCAAGGCCGACAGCGAACTGGAAGCCCGCCGCCGCAAGGCCGAAGAAGAAAAGAAGGCCCAGATGAAGGCCGAGGAAGACAAGCAGGCCAAGGTTCGCGCTGAAAACTGCCAGCGCGCCACGGCCTACATGAAATCGCTGCAGGACGGCATCCGCATCGCGCGCACCAATGCTGCCGGCGAACGCGAGATCCTCGACGATGCCGGCCGCGCGGAAGAGATGCGCCGCACCCAGGAAGTGATGGCAGGCAACTGCCGCTGA
- a CDS encoding tyrosine-type recombinase/integrase yields MALTDTKLKNLKPTDKVYKVVDRDGMYVVVSLKGTLTFRYDYRLAGRRETLTLGQYDEFQASQPKRAPEDIKYGDPLSLADARDLLARAKNMVSRGESPARVKSEAKKECQESGTFEFFADIWLRNGGLADSTAAMRKSILDRDVLPKFGKRKLEEITSSQVLALCEKIKERGAPATAVHVREVIQQVYRHAMSRGLKIENPAEAVKASAIATFKPRERALTPGEIHQFFSVLDTIGTLPTLKLAVKFILLTMCRKGELLLATWKEVDFDAATWTIPPERMKARRAHVVYLSSQALDLLVGLKTCAGSSPYLLPGRYETDKPMSEATLNRVITAAVEKAQKDGLDLPHFCVHDLRRTASTLLHEAGFNTDWIEKCLAHEQKGVRAVYNKAEYAEQRRAMLQSWAEMVDDWIRGSKLTPVVMMSQGALSIRSLDQDRVTGHAANG; encoded by the coding sequence ATGGCACTGACAGACACCAAACTCAAGAACCTCAAGCCCACGGACAAGGTCTACAAGGTGGTGGACCGCGATGGGATGTACGTCGTCGTCTCACTCAAAGGAACACTGACTTTCCGCTATGACTACCGGCTCGCGGGGCGGCGGGAGACGCTCACACTGGGGCAGTACGATGAGTTCCAGGCCTCGCAGCCTAAGCGGGCCCCCGAGGACATCAAGTACGGAGATCCGCTTTCGCTGGCTGACGCGCGCGACCTGCTGGCCAGAGCGAAGAACATGGTCAGCCGAGGGGAGTCGCCAGCGCGTGTGAAATCTGAAGCTAAGAAGGAATGCCAAGAGTCAGGCACCTTCGAGTTCTTTGCAGACATCTGGTTGCGAAACGGCGGCCTGGCGGACAGCACGGCGGCGATGCGCAAGAGCATTCTGGATCGTGATGTGCTGCCCAAGTTCGGCAAACGCAAGCTGGAAGAGATCACGTCCAGCCAAGTGCTCGCGCTGTGCGAAAAGATCAAGGAGCGCGGCGCTCCGGCCACGGCAGTTCATGTACGCGAGGTCATCCAGCAGGTGTACCGGCACGCCATGTCCAGGGGGCTCAAGATCGAGAATCCCGCTGAAGCGGTGAAGGCTTCAGCCATTGCCACCTTCAAGCCCAGGGAGCGCGCATTGACGCCTGGGGAGATTCACCAGTTCTTTTCGGTGCTGGACACCATCGGTACCTTGCCCACGCTGAAGCTGGCGGTGAAGTTCATCTTGCTGACCATGTGCCGCAAAGGCGAGTTGTTGCTGGCGACCTGGAAAGAGGTGGACTTTGATGCGGCCACCTGGACGATTCCGCCCGAGCGGATGAAGGCCAGGCGGGCGCATGTGGTCTATCTCAGCAGTCAGGCACTCGATCTGTTGGTTGGCCTCAAAACCTGTGCTGGAAGCAGCCCATATTTGCTCCCCGGTCGGTATGAGACCGACAAGCCGATGAGCGAAGCTACGCTCAACCGTGTGATTACTGCGGCGGTGGAAAAGGCCCAAAAGGACGGACTGGATCTCCCTCACTTCTGCGTGCATGACTTGCGCAGGACGGCATCAACACTGCTTCACGAGGCTGGCTTTAACACCGACTGGATCGAGAAGTGCCTGGCTCACGAGCAGAAGGGGGTGCGTGCTGTCTACAACAAGGCGGAATACGCCGAGCAGCGGCGGGCCATGTTGCAAAGTTGGGCCGAGATGGTGGACGACTGGATTCGGGGCAGCAAATTGACGCCTGTTGTCATGATGTCGCAGGGCGCTCTGTCCATCAGAAGTTTGGATCAAGATCGCGTGACGGGTCACGCTGCCAATGGCTGA
- a CDS encoding MFS transporter yields MASNSGRQAAMPFIMITVLLDMMSIGIIAPVLPKLIGSFMDSGAGTSVGYGAAQAAFAIAQFFSAPVLGALSDRYGRRPVLLLGLVGMAVNFFVTALATEFWMLIAVRIMGGAVCANIAVANAYVADITQPKDRAKNYGLLGAMFGLGFILGPVMGGVLGDHNIHWPFMLAGSLCLLNAVYGYFVLPESLPAERRRAFEFARTNPFSALARLRELKGVETLLWIMGLSILAQFCLHTSWFLYTEFKFGWTPKDNGLSLFAVGMMAVLVQGGLLRQIQKRMPLHNIVRIGLVSATLAFAAFGAVPEGWMMYVVIVVNVFGYMVQPGLQSVVSNAVDPSRQGESMGAVSSINSVAAMLGPVLGSPLLAAVSHYPQGDWRIGAPFYLCAAIQAIAAVIGLRYFSRAFHDAPARTVRTGV; encoded by the coding sequence ATGGCTTCGAACTCCGGCCGCCAGGCGGCCATGCCGTTCATCATGATCACGGTGCTGCTCGACATGATGTCGATCGGCATCATCGCGCCTGTCCTGCCCAAGCTCATCGGGTCGTTCATGGACAGCGGGGCGGGCACCTCCGTCGGGTACGGTGCAGCCCAGGCCGCCTTTGCCATCGCCCAGTTCTTCAGTGCGCCCGTGCTCGGCGCGCTGTCCGACCGCTACGGTCGCAGACCGGTTCTGCTGCTCGGGCTGGTGGGCATGGCGGTCAACTTCTTCGTCACGGCGCTGGCCACCGAGTTCTGGATGCTGATTGCCGTGCGCATCATGGGCGGTGCGGTGTGCGCCAACATTGCGGTGGCCAACGCTTACGTGGCCGACATCACCCAGCCGAAGGACCGTGCCAAGAACTATGGCCTGCTGGGCGCCATGTTCGGCCTCGGCTTCATCCTGGGCCCCGTGATGGGCGGTGTGCTGGGCGACCACAACATCCACTGGCCGTTCATGCTGGCGGGTTCGCTGTGCCTGCTGAACGCCGTCTACGGCTACTTCGTACTGCCCGAGTCGCTGCCGGCCGAGCGCCGCCGCGCCTTCGAATTTGCCCGCACCAACCCGTTCAGCGCGCTGGCCCGCCTGCGTGAGCTCAAGGGTGTCGAGACGCTGCTCTGGATCATGGGGCTGTCCATCCTGGCGCAGTTCTGCCTGCACACCAGCTGGTTCCTCTACACCGAGTTCAAGTTCGGCTGGACGCCCAAGGACAACGGCCTGTCGCTGTTCGCCGTCGGCATGATGGCCGTGCTGGTACAGGGCGGGCTGCTGCGGCAGATCCAGAAGCGCATGCCCCTGCACAACATCGTCCGCATCGGCCTGGTGTCGGCCACGCTGGCCTTTGCCGCCTTTGGGGCCGTGCCCGAGGGCTGGATGATGTACGTCGTCATCGTCGTCAACGTGTTCGGCTACATGGTGCAGCCCGGCCTGCAGAGCGTGGTCTCGAATGCGGTCGACCCGTCGCGCCAGGGCGAAAGCATGGGCGCCGTCTCGTCCATCAACAGCGTGGCCGCCATGCTGGGCCCGGTGCTGGGCTCGCCGCTGCTGGCGGCTGTGTCTCATTACCCGCAGGGGGACTGGCGCATTGGCGCGCCGTTCTACCTGTGTGCCGCCATCCAGGCCATCGCCGCCGTCATCGGCTTGCGTTACTTCAGCCGCGCCTTCCATGATGCCCCTGCGCGCACCGTGCGCACCGGGGTCTGA
- the guaB gene encoding IMP dehydrogenase, with amino-acid sequence MRLLGKALTFDDVLLVPAYSQVLPRDTSLATRLSRNIQLNLPLVSAAMDTVTEARLAIAIAQEGGIGIIHKNLSPKQQAAEVARVKRYESGVLRDPITITSDVKVRDVIELSNQHGISGFPVVDNGKVVGIVTGRDLRFETRLDAPVREIMTPRERLVTVKDGATQAEAKALMHQHKLERVLMINDANELRGVFTVKDITKQNTFPNAARDAHGKLRVGAAVGVGDGTEERVELLVKAGVDALVVDTAHGHSHGVIERVRWVKKNFPQVDVIGGNIATGAAALALVEAGADGVKVGIGPGSICTTRIVAGVGVPQIMAIDNVATALQGTGVPLIADGGIRYSGDIAKAIAAGASTVMMGGMFAGTEEAPGEVILFQGRSYKSYRGMGSIGAMKDGSADRYFQENDETTNPNADKLVPEGIEGRVPYKGSVITILYQMAGGLRASMGYCGCGTIAEMHNKAEFVEITAAGIRESHVHDVQITKEAPNYRME; translated from the coding sequence ATGCGCCTGCTTGGTAAAGCCCTCACGTTTGATGACGTGTTGTTGGTGCCCGCGTACTCTCAAGTGTTGCCCCGCGACACGTCGCTGGCCACCCGTCTGTCCCGCAATATTCAGCTGAATCTGCCTCTGGTGTCCGCCGCAATGGACACCGTGACGGAAGCTCGCCTGGCGATCGCCATCGCCCAGGAAGGCGGCATCGGGATCATCCACAAGAACCTGTCGCCCAAGCAACAGGCAGCCGAAGTCGCGCGCGTCAAGCGCTACGAATCCGGCGTGCTGCGCGACCCGATCACCATCACGTCGGACGTCAAGGTCCGCGATGTGATCGAGCTGTCCAACCAGCATGGCATCTCCGGGTTCCCGGTGGTGGACAACGGCAAGGTCGTGGGCATCGTCACCGGCCGGGATCTGCGTTTCGAAACCCGCCTCGACGCCCCGGTGCGCGAGATCATGACGCCGCGCGAGCGCCTGGTCACCGTCAAGGACGGTGCCACCCAGGCCGAAGCCAAGGCCCTGATGCACCAGCACAAGCTGGAGCGCGTCCTGATGATCAACGACGCCAACGAGTTGCGCGGCGTGTTCACGGTCAAGGACATCACCAAGCAGAACACCTTCCCCAACGCCGCCCGTGATGCCCATGGCAAGCTGCGCGTGGGGGCAGCGGTGGGTGTGGGTGACGGCACCGAAGAGCGCGTCGAGCTGCTGGTCAAGGCCGGTGTCGATGCCCTCGTGGTGGACACGGCCCACGGCCACAGCCACGGCGTGATCGAGCGCGTGCGCTGGGTCAAGAAGAACTTCCCGCAGGTCGACGTCATCGGCGGCAACATCGCCACCGGCGCGGCGGCCCTGGCCCTGGTCGAAGCCGGCGCCGACGGCGTCAAGGTGGGCATCGGCCCCGGCTCCATCTGCACCACGCGCATCGTCGCCGGTGTGGGCGTGCCCCAGATCATGGCCATCGACAACGTGGCCACCGCGCTGCAAGGCACGGGCGTCCCCCTGATTGCCGACGGCGGCATCCGCTACTCCGGTGACATCGCCAAGGCAATTGCTGCCGGCGCCAGCACCGTGATGATGGGCGGCATGTTCGCCGGCACCGAGGAAGCACCGGGCGAAGTCATCCTGTTCCAGGGCCGCAGCTACAAGAGCTACCGCGGCATGGGCTCGATCGGCGCCATGAAGGACGGCTCGGCCGACCGCTACTTCCAGGAAAACGACGAGACCACGAACCCCAACGCCGACAAGCTGGTGCCCGAAGGCATCGAAGGTCGCGTGCCTTACAAGGGCTCGGTCATCACGATCCTGTACCAGATGGCTGGCGGCCTACGCGCCTCGATGGGCTACTGCGGTTGCGGCACCATCGCCGAGATGCACAACAAGGCCGAGTTCGTCGAGATCACGGCTGCGGGCATCCGCGAAAGCCACGTGCACGACGTGCAGATCACCAAGGAAGCCCCGAACTACCGCATGGAGTAA
- a CDS encoding nucleotidyl transferase AbiEii/AbiGii toxin family protein — protein MPEFLHDRKDFSDLLAVVADERSLDPTLVEKDYWIMHCLWGLRTQGFNFELKGGTSLSKGFGVIHRFSEDIDIRIEPPTDLDVKTGRNQDKAAHVASRRAFYDWLAVEIKMPGIVQVARDEDFDDEKMRSGGIRLSYAARTAPLAGVKDGILLELGFDDTAPNRPVTISSWAWDTASARGISVMDNRAIDVPCYAPTHTFVEKLQTISTKYRKLGEAQAFPANFLRHYYDVYCLLQLDEIQTFMKDPAYQERKKQRFRTGDELVIASNPAFILKDADERKRFATEYRKTQALYYQGQPDFDALLARIEENIALM, from the coding sequence ATGCCTGAATTTCTGCATGACCGAAAGGACTTCAGTGACCTGCTTGCCGTTGTCGCTGATGAGCGAAGCCTTGATCCGACATTGGTCGAGAAGGACTACTGGATCATGCATTGCCTTTGGGGGCTGCGAACTCAGGGGTTCAACTTCGAGCTCAAGGGCGGCACATCCTTGTCCAAGGGGTTTGGTGTCATCCATCGATTCTCGGAGGACATCGACATCCGCATCGAGCCACCCACAGATTTGGACGTCAAGACCGGCCGCAATCAGGATAAGGCCGCCCATGTCGCGTCCCGCCGAGCTTTCTATGACTGGCTGGCCGTCGAAATAAAAATGCCGGGCATTGTTCAAGTCGCTCGTGATGAAGATTTCGACGATGAGAAGATGCGCAGCGGTGGCATCCGGCTTTCTTACGCGGCGCGCACCGCCCCATTGGCAGGTGTCAAAGACGGGATATTGCTAGAGCTCGGTTTTGATGACACGGCACCCAACCGCCCGGTGACGATCTCGTCCTGGGCGTGGGACACAGCAAGCGCACGCGGCATCTCTGTAATGGATAACAGGGCCATCGACGTGCCGTGCTATGCGCCCACCCACACCTTTGTCGAGAAGCTTCAGACGATTTCGACCAAGTACCGGAAGCTGGGTGAGGCACAGGCGTTCCCTGCGAACTTCTTGCGCCACTACTACGATGTGTACTGCTTGCTGCAGTTGGATGAGATCCAGACGTTCATGAAGGATCCTGCATACCAGGAGCGCAAGAAGCAGCGCTTTCGCACGGGGGATGAGTTGGTGATTGCCAGCAATCCGGCATTCATCCTGAAGGATGCTGACGAGCGCAAGCGCTTTGCCACTGAGTACAGGAAGACTCAGGCGCTGTACTACCAAGGGCAACCAGACTTTGACGCACTTCTGGCTCGCATCGAAGAGAACATTGCCTTGATGTAG
- a CDS encoding type II toxin-antitoxin system RatA family toxin: MKHVHKSVLLWYSPREMYALVTAVEDYPKFLPWCDKAEVLQRHDDGMTARLHIHFAGVRQAFTTRNVNETGRSVCMTLVDGPFSQLEGTWTFSPLNTPGAAAAPGDPLDAPACKVEFSLKYAFSSRPLELVISPVFDRIANTFIDAFVKRAEQVHGPR, translated from the coding sequence ATGAAGCACGTCCACAAGTCGGTCCTGCTGTGGTACTCGCCGCGCGAAATGTATGCGCTGGTCACCGCGGTCGAAGACTACCCCAAATTCCTGCCCTGGTGCGACAAGGCCGAGGTCCTGCAACGTCACGACGACGGCATGACCGCGCGCCTGCACATCCATTTTGCAGGCGTACGCCAGGCCTTCACCACCCGCAACGTCAATGAGACAGGGCGGTCGGTGTGCATGACCCTGGTCGATGGCCCGTTCTCGCAGCTGGAAGGCACGTGGACGTTCTCGCCGCTGAACACGCCGGGTGCGGCGGCTGCCCCGGGCGATCCGCTCGATGCGCCCGCGTGCAAGGTCGAGTTCTCGCTGAAGTACGCGTTCTCCAGCCGGCCGCTCGAACTCGTCATCAGCCCGGTGTTCGACCGCATTGCCAACACCTTCATCGATGCCTTCGTGAAGCGTGCGGAGCAGGTCCATGGCCCCCGCTGA
- the smpB gene encoding SsrA-binding protein SmpB — translation MSIAENRKAHFNYHIEEKYEAGVVLEGWEVKAIREGQVQMTDGYVVVKNGELYLIGLRINALRSASTHVNPDADRTKKLLMHRAEIRRLIGKTEQRGYTIVPLNLHWKGGRVKADIALAKGKAEHDKRNTIKDRDWEREKGRLMRQKVSSNPKD, via the coding sequence ATGTCGATTGCTGAAAACCGCAAAGCCCACTTCAATTACCACATCGAAGAAAAGTACGAAGCCGGCGTCGTGCTCGAGGGCTGGGAAGTGAAGGCCATTCGCGAAGGCCAGGTGCAGATGACCGACGGCTATGTCGTGGTGAAGAACGGCGAGCTCTACCTCATCGGGCTGCGCATCAACGCGCTGCGCTCGGCCTCGACGCACGTGAACCCCGACGCCGACCGCACGAAGAAGCTGCTGATGCACCGCGCCGAGATCAGGCGCCTGATCGGCAAGACCGAGCAGCGCGGCTACACGATCGTGCCGCTGAACCTGCACTGGAAGGGTGGCCGCGTGAAGGCGGACATTGCGCTCGCGAAGGGCAAGGCCGAGCACGACAAGCGCAACACCATCAAGGACCGCGACTGGGAACGCGAAAAGGGCCGGCTGATGAGACAGAAGGTCTCATCCAATCCGAAGGATTGA